The following proteins come from a genomic window of Canis aureus isolate CA01 chromosome 3, VMU_Caureus_v.1.0, whole genome shotgun sequence:
- the MIS12 gene encoding protein MIS12 homolog has protein sequence MSVDPMTYEAQFFGFTPQTCMLRIYIAFQDYLFEVMQAVEQVILKKLGDLPGCEISPVQVRKCTEKFLGFMKGRFDNLFGKMEQLFLQLILRIPPNILLPEDKPQELHPCSEEEFRLLQEEIEQLQEKYKTELGTKQALLAELEEQKIMQAQLKQTLVLFDELENAGRDHGTSDFRESLVFMVQNSRKLQTIRDTVEREGKRMKIL, from the coding sequence ATGTCTGTGGATCCGATGACCTACGAGGCCCAGTTCTTCGGCTTCACACCGCAAACCTGCATGCTGAGAATCTACATTGCATTTCAAGACTACCTGTTTGAAGTGATGCAGGCCGTCGAACAGGTCATTCTGAAAAAGCTAGGTGACCTCCCAGGCTGTGAGATCAGCCCCGTCCAGGTTCGTAAATGCACAGAGAAATTCCTCGGCTTCATGAAGGGACGTTTCGATAACCTTTTTGGCAAAATGGAGCAGCTGTTTTTACAGTTGATTCTGCGCATTCCCCCAAACATTTTGCTTCCGGAAGACAAACCCCAGGAGCTGCATCCTTGTAGTGAGGAAGAGTTCCGGCTCCTCCAGGAGGAAATTGAACAGTTACAGGAGAAGTATAAGACTGAATTAGGCACTAAGCAGGCCCTTCTCGCAGAATTAGAGGAACAAAAAATTATGCAGGCCCAACTTAAGCAGACACTTGTTTTGTTTGATGAACTCGAAAATGCTGGCCGAGATCACGGGACTAGTGATTTTAGGGAAAGCCTGGTGTTCATGGTCCAGAACTCCAGAAAACTACAGACTATTAGGGACACTGTGGAACGGGAAGgcaagagaatgaaaatactGTAA